The DNA window CACCGATGATCATGCGGCGGAGTTGCGGCCCGGTGGCGCCGAGCCGGCGCAGCAGCGCGACGTGGCCGGCCCGCTGCCGTGCGGCCAGCGACAGGGTGGAGGTCACCGCGAACGCCACGATGACCAGGCACCAGCCGCCGCCGATGCTCGCCGTGGTGGTCAGCGACTCGGCCCCGGCCGTGTCCGCGCCGTCCGCGGTGTCGATCAGGGACCCGAAACCCATCAGCAGGGCGGCGCCGAGGAACGCGGAGAGGAAGGTGGCGGCGAACCCGCCGGGGCGGTGCCGCAGGTTGCGCAGCGCGACGGCGATCATGCGGCCGCTCCGCTCACACGGGCGGCGGTGTCGCCGAGGTGGGCGAGGCGTTCGGCGACCGCGTCGGCGGTGGGCGCGGTCATCGAGCCGGCCAGCCTGCCGTCGGCGAGGAAGAGCACCGCGTCCGCGTACGACGCGGCGACCGGGTCGTGGGTGACCATGACGACGGTCCGGCCGTGCTCGTGCACGACGGCGCGCAGCAGGAGCAGCACGTCCCGGGCGCTGCGCAGGTCGAGCGCGCCGGTCGGCTCGTCGGCGAAGATCACCGCGGGCTCGGCGACCAGGGCCCGGGCGACCGCGACCCGCTGGCGCTGGCCGCCGGAGAGCTTCTCCGGCAGGTCGTCCACCCGGTCGCCGAGGCCGAGCCGGTCCAGGACGGCCCGGCAGCGGCGGCGGTCGGCGCGACGGCCGGCGAGGCGCAGCGGCAGCACCACGTTCTGCAGCACGGTCAGCGACGGCAGCAGGTTGTAGTCCTGGAAGACGAAGCCGACCCGGTCGCGCCGGAACTTCGTGATCGCGGTGTCGGTGGTGGCGATCAGTTCGGCGCCGCCGAGGAACACCCGGCCCCCGGTGGGCCGGTCCAGCCCGGCGGCGCACTGCAGCAGGGTGCTCTTGCCGGAGCCGGAGGGCCCCATCACCGCGGTGAAGGTGCCGCCGGCGAAGGCCGCGCTCACCCCGTCGAGCGCGGTCACCGATCCGTCGTAGGTCTTGGAGAGGTCTTCGACACGAACCGCTTCAGTCATGCGTACACCGTATGAGTGCACTACATGCCCAGTCAGTAGTGCTAGCACCCCATCTTGACTAGTGCACCGACACCGGGTGCACTAGAGCACTATGGACGTACCGGTGTTCCGCAGAATCGCCGCAGGCCTCGCCGAGCGGATCGCCTCCGGCGACCTGCCGCCCGGCGCGAAGGTCCCGTCGACCCGGCAGCTCATGGCCGAGCACGGGATCGCGATGGCCACCGCCACCAAGGTGATCTCCACATTGCGCACCCAGGGTCTGGTGGAGACCCGGACCGGCCTCGGCACGGTCGTCGCCGGCGTGCCCCGCTCGGCCGGCGCGCCGATCGACCGGGACCGCGTGGTGCGCACCGCGGTGGCGATCGCCGACGCCGAGGGCCTCGGCGGCCTCTCCATGCGCCGCCTCGCCGGCGAGCTGCGGATGCCGACCATGTCGCTGTACCGCTACGTCGCCGACAAGGAGGAGCTGGTCCTGCTGATGATCGACCGGGTGATGGGCGCCAGCCCGCCACCGGCCGGCCTCTCGCCCGAGCGGGACGGCTGGCGGGCCTGCGTCGAGGCGCTCGCCCGGCTGCAGTGGGCGCTGTACCGCCGGCACGTCTGGCTGGCCCCGGCGATCTCGTTCACCCGCCCGCTGCTCGCGCCGCACGCGATCGCGCACACCGAGTGGGTGATGCGCGCGATCGACGGGCACGGCCTGGACCCGGTCACCCAGTTCCGTACGGCCGTGATGATCGCCAACTACGTGCGCGGCACCGCGGTGAACCTGGAGGACGAGGCGCAGGCCGAGCAGGACACCGGGATGACCGACCGGCAGTGGATGGCCGCGCAGCAGGAACGGTTCGCCGCGGTGCTCTCCACCGGCCGCCTGCCGATGTTCGCCCGGTTCCTGGCGGTCGGCGACGACGAGTTCGACCTGGACATCCTCCTCGAGTTCGGCCTCCAGCGGCTCCTCGACGGGCTGGAGCCGCTGCTGACCGGCCCCGGCGAGGAGTAGGCACGGACGGGGTCGCCCGACCGGCCGCCGCGCCGCCGTCGGACGAGCACAACCTTGCGGCGGATCATCGCGGCGAACGCGGCTGCCCGGCGATACCGTTCCCGGCTTATCGGCACGAGGCTGAGTTCTAGTCGGAAACCGCCTCGAAAAGGACCCCTATGCGAAAACCCCGTCGTGGATTCGTGTTCACCGCCGCCGTCGCCACCGGCATCACCGCCGTGGTCGCCGGCATGGTCGGACAGGACTCGCCCGCCGGTGCCGCGACCGGCGAGCTGAGCGTGATGAGCTGGAACATCCAGGGCAAGAACCTGACCGGTGCCGAGATGTCCGAGACCGACAAGTCGGTGGTCGGCGTGATCCGGGCCTCCGGCGCCGAGTACGTCGGCCTCCAGGAGGTCTCCGGCGACCAGGCCAAGGCCATCGCCGCGAAACTCGGCTGGGGGACGAGCCGGGATCACGTGCTCACCCAGCACGAGCACGGCACGGTCGGCCAGTTCCGTGAGGGCATCGCGATGCTCAGCAAGAACCCGATGAGCGAGATGACCAACGTGACGCTCAACCCGGAGGGCCGCGGCCGGCACGTCCAGTACGCGCGGATCGTCAAGGACGGCCGCCCGTACTACGTCTTCAACACCCACCTCGCCTCGGACGACTGGACCTCCAAGACGTCCACGGCGTACCGGCCGGGCGCCGACGACGACGAGCGGCGCACGAAGCAGGCCGAGTTCATCAAGGGCCAGGTCGACAAGGTCAGGCAGCGGGTCGGCGACCCCAACGCGGTGTACGTGGTCGGCGGCGACTTCAACTCCCGCGCCGTGACCACCCTGCCCAAGGGCGAGGCCTACAAGGTCTTCGCGAACTCCATGCGGGACACCTGGCTGCACCAGCATCCGGGTGCGGCCCGCGCCGACTGCGAGCCGAAGCCGGTGGCGGAGTGCGGGAACACCGTCTCGATCCGCAGCGGGGACCAGAAGAGGGCACAGAACCCGACGATCCGCATCGACTACCTCTTCGTCGACCGGGCGCACGAGTCGCTGATCCGGTCGACCGCCACACCGGAGCCGTCGAACCCGGTGGAGACCGAGTACATGAGGTACTCCGATCACTACCCGGTCCGTGCCGTGTTCGGGCCGGCGCCCCAGGCGTCGCAGCAGCGCCCGGTGGCAGCGTTCACCGCGAGCCGTCTCACCGGCGCCGGCAACCGGGTGACGCTCGACGGCAGCGGCTCGCGCGACCCGGACGGCTCGATCACCGGCTGGAAGTGGACCGCCGGCGGGACCACGCTGCCGCTCACCGGGCCGAAGGGCCAGGTCTCGCTCGGCGCCGGGACCAGCAAGGTTGTGACGCTCACGGTCACCGACAACACCGGGCTCACCGGACAGACCAGCCGGACCGTCGCGCTCCCGAACCGGCAGCCGGCCATCGGGGCGTACACACCGAACGGGGTTGTCGTGCCGAGCACGCGACCCACGCTGACCGCGGCCGGAAGCGACCCGGACGGCGACCCGCTCACCTACCGCTACCGGGTGACCGGCCCCTCGGTGGATCTCAGCTCGGGCGCCGCGGGCGGCTCGTGGACGGTGCCGGCCCACAAGCTCGACCCGGGTACGCGCTACACGTGGGAGGTCACCGCGACCGACCCGGCCGGCGCCTCGGACAAGCGGACCGGCAGCTTCACCGTCGCGATGCTGCCCACCTCCGCGGACGTGATCGCCACCTCGACCGGCAAGGGGTACTGGACCGTCGACACGACCGGCGACGTGCGGGCGTTCGGTGACGC is part of the Actinoplanes missouriensis 431 genome and encodes:
- a CDS encoding ABC transporter ATP-binding protein; amino-acid sequence: MTEAVRVEDLSKTYDGSVTALDGVSAAFAGGTFTAVMGPSGSGKSTLLQCAAGLDRPTGGRVFLGGAELIATTDTAITKFRRDRVGFVFQDYNLLPSLTVLQNVVLPLRLAGRRADRRRCRAVLDRLGLGDRVDDLPEKLSGGQRQRVAVARALVAEPAVIFADEPTGALDLRSARDVLLLLRAVVHEHGRTVVMVTHDPVAASYADAVLFLADGRLAGSMTAPTADAVAERLAHLGDTAARVSGAAA
- a CDS encoding TetR/AcrR family transcriptional regulator C-terminal domain-containing protein — translated: MFRRIAAGLAERIASGDLPPGAKVPSTRQLMAEHGIAMATATKVISTLRTQGLVETRTGLGTVVAGVPRSAGAPIDRDRVVRTAVAIADAEGLGGLSMRRLAGELRMPTMSLYRYVADKEELVLLMIDRVMGASPPPAGLSPERDGWRACVEALARLQWALYRRHVWLAPAISFTRPLLAPHAIAHTEWVMRAIDGHGLDPVTQFRTAVMIANYVRGTAVNLEDEAQAEQDTGMTDRQWMAAQQERFAAVLSTGRLPMFARFLAVGDDEFDLDILLEFGLQRLLDGLEPLLTGPGEE
- a CDS encoding endonuclease/exonuclease/phosphatase family protein, with amino-acid sequence MRKPRRGFVFTAAVATGITAVVAGMVGQDSPAGAATGELSVMSWNIQGKNLTGAEMSETDKSVVGVIRASGAEYVGLQEVSGDQAKAIAAKLGWGTSRDHVLTQHEHGTVGQFREGIAMLSKNPMSEMTNVTLNPEGRGRHVQYARIVKDGRPYYVFNTHLASDDWTSKTSTAYRPGADDDERRTKQAEFIKGQVDKVRQRVGDPNAVYVVGGDFNSRAVTTLPKGEAYKVFANSMRDTWLHQHPGAARADCEPKPVAECGNTVSIRSGDQKRAQNPTIRIDYLFVDRAHESLIRSTATPEPSNPVETEYMRYSDHYPVRAVFGPAPQASQQRPVAAFTASRLTGAGNRVTLDGSGSRDPDGSITGWKWTAGGTTLPLTGPKGQVSLGAGTSKVVTLTVTDNTGLTGQTSRTVALPNRQPAIGAYTPNGVVVPSTRPTLTAAGSDPDGDPLTYRYRVTGPSVDLSSGAAGGSWTVPAHKLDPGTRYTWEVTATDPAGASDKRTGSFTVAMLPTSADVIATSTGKGYWTVDTTGDVRAFGDAQQHGSLRDAGVKVQNVVGLVRTPDSGGYWIVGADGGVYAFGNAPFHGSMGGKPLNKPVVGMAATKDGGGYWLVAADGGVFAFGNAGFHGSMGGKPLNGAVVAIAPTPSGAGYWLAARDGGVFAFGDAPFHGSMGGKPLNRPVVDMDATPDGRGYWMTAEDGGVFAFGNAGFHGSMAGKPLNGHITGMSVRPTAQGYWLTGCDGGIFAFGDAPFYGAAPVHQCRGI